The following proteins come from a genomic window of Pyxidicoccus sp. MSG2:
- a CDS encoding cytochrome B6, which translates to MKPFWGRQHVAITVMGLCLVYSGAALAQEIQERGRTSYMPVDQTEPFADVMARMKAEKPKVTARHQQLLNQRYDLGNRPARGVTMSRGKAVQEGVRVKLPQGVTWDSLAAMSPEAIRDKGLFPGGLMPLPHPNHPEGGMLFPKFHIDEIKRQEGRDLTRFDLDFDLPDHLLPEFPPPIFLTTRTDLGDVSQGKLVTLMNVQELFNGLLNPKQLEGLRLLVTPFPQQQFNQTADRRSELPSRGVTCFDCHVNGHSNGATHLVGDIRPQEFRHRIETPSLRGVNIQRLFGSQRALKTVEDFTEFEQRAAYFDGDPVIATKKGVNVLERGSQVHFMAEFQALLDFPPAPKLRFDGKLDPKKATESELRGQALFLGKAQCSVCHVPPYYTDNLMHNLRAERFYKPRLVNGAVMGSDGPIKTFPLRGIKESPPYLHDGRLLTLEDTVEFFNLVLETRLNEQEKKDLVAFMRVL; encoded by the coding sequence ACAGGAGCGGGGCCGCACCAGCTACATGCCCGTGGACCAGACGGAGCCCTTCGCCGACGTGATGGCACGGATGAAGGCGGAGAAGCCCAAGGTCACCGCGCGCCACCAGCAGCTCCTCAACCAGCGCTATGACCTGGGAAACCGGCCTGCCCGGGGCGTCACCATGTCTCGTGGAAAGGCCGTGCAGGAAGGCGTGCGGGTGAAGCTTCCGCAGGGCGTCACCTGGGACTCCCTCGCCGCCATGAGCCCCGAGGCGATTCGAGACAAGGGGCTCTTCCCAGGGGGCCTCATGCCGTTGCCACATCCGAATCATCCGGAAGGCGGCATGCTCTTCCCCAAATTCCACATCGATGAAATCAAGCGGCAGGAAGGGCGGGACCTCACGCGGTTCGACCTCGACTTCGACCTGCCGGACCACCTGCTGCCGGAGTTCCCGCCTCCCATCTTCCTCACCACGCGCACGGACCTGGGGGATGTCTCGCAGGGGAAGCTGGTGACCCTCATGAATGTCCAGGAGCTGTTCAACGGCCTCCTGAATCCAAAGCAGTTGGAAGGCCTCCGGCTCCTCGTTACGCCCTTTCCCCAGCAGCAGTTCAATCAGACCGCCGACCGTCGTTCCGAGCTGCCCAGCCGGGGCGTGACGTGCTTCGACTGTCACGTCAATGGGCACTCCAATGGCGCCACGCACCTGGTGGGAGACATTCGTCCGCAGGAGTTCCGCCACCGCATCGAGACGCCGTCCCTCCGCGGGGTGAACATCCAGCGTCTGTTCGGCTCGCAGCGCGCCCTCAAGACGGTGGAGGACTTCACCGAGTTCGAGCAGCGCGCGGCCTACTTCGACGGAGACCCGGTCATCGCCACGAAGAAGGGCGTCAACGTCCTCGAGCGGGGCAGCCAGGTGCACTTCATGGCGGAGTTTCAAGCACTCCTCGACTTCCCGCCTGCTCCCAAGCTGCGCTTCGACGGAAAGCTGGACCCGAAGAAGGCCACCGAGTCGGAGCTGCGCGGCCAGGCGCTCTTCTTGGGCAAGGCGCAGTGCTCCGTGTGTCACGTCCCGCCGTATTACACCGACAACCTGATGCACAACCTGCGGGCGGAGCGCTTCTACAAGCCACGCCTGGTGAACGGAGCGGTGATGGGCTCCGATGGCCCCATCAAGACGTTCCCTCTCCGTGGCATCAAGGAGTCTCCCCCCTATCTTCATGATGGGCGGCTCCTGACGCTGGAGGACACGGTGGAGTTCTTCAACCTCGTGCTGGAGACCCGGCTCAACGAGCAGGAGAAGAAGGACCTGGTCGCATTCATGCGCGTGCTCTGA